The sequence below is a genomic window from Corynebacterium afermentans subsp. afermentans.
TTTCTGCGCTGGATACGAATCAACGTGGTGGGCTGCTCCAGCACGGATCCGCCCACGGTAAAGATCTCCGCCTCGCCGCCGCCGGCCTTCGCAATAGCCTTTTCGTCGCGCTCGAGTTCCTCGGCCACGGATTCGCCCTTCATCGCAATCATGTACCCGCCGCCCTGCAGCAGCGGAATGGACCACCCGGCGAGCTTACCCAGCGGGGCGACGGCGCGGGATGTGACGGCGTCGAACTCCGCCTTCGCCTGCTCCTCAGCGCGCCCACGCACCACAGTCACGTTGTCCAGGCCTAGCTCGGAGACGACCTCCTTGAGGTAGGTGGAGCGCTTCAGCAGCGGCTCGATCAGCGTGATGGAAAGATCCGGCCGTGCAATCGCCAGCGGGATGCCGGGAAGGCCCGCACCGGAGCCGATGTCCGCAACCTTCCGCCCGGGTTCGAACGCCTCCGCGATTACCGCGCAGTTGAGGATGTGGCGCTCCCACAAGCGGTCCAGCTCTTTCGGCCCGATAAAGCCGCGCTCGGCGGCCGTGGTGGCCAGCGAGCGGTGGTATGCCTCGGCCAATCCGAGGCGTTCTCCGAAGACTTGGGCTGCGGCTGCAGGGGAGGTATCCGACATGCACAACACTGTAGTCGGCCCGCCGACATGAAAAAGTCCCGGCCACAAAGGGCCGGGACTACACGTCGATAAGCTAGTGCTACTTACCTTGCTTCCGCTGCTTCTTCGTGCGGCGGTCCTTGGTGCGCGCGCCCGGGGCGGGGGCGGTGGTGCGCTTGAGCTCCACCTTGCGCGCCTCCTCGGCGGCCTCTTCTTTATCCATCTTGTTGTTCAGCCACATGGACTGGAAGAACGTCCAGACGTTGTTGGTGAGCATGTAGAACAGCAGGCCGATGTGCCAGATCACGCCGGTGGCAAGAATCATGACGGGGAAGAACCACATCATCATCTTGTTCATCAAGCCCATCTGGCTCTGCATCATCTCGGCCATCTCGCCCTGCGGCTTCGGGCCCTTGCCGGCAGCCTTGCGGGCCTCCTGGCGCTTGACCATGATGCGTGCGTTGAGGTGCGTAAACGCCGCACACAGCACAACCAGCGGCAGGCACACAGCGATGATCTGCGCGCGGGTCAGGTCCACGTTGCTGAACGCGGCGTAGGCTTCCTGCGGCATGGACATGTACGCAGACAGCGGCACGCCGAAGAAATCTGCGTCCAGGAAAGACTGCACGTCTTCAGCCGGGAAGGCGTAGTTGGCGGTGGAGCGGTTTTCCTCCACAGACATTCCCAGCTCACTGGTGCGGTTAAAGGAGCGCAGCACGTGCAGCAGGCCGATGAAGATGGGCAGCTGCACAATCGGCACGATGCAGGACGACAGCGGGTTCGTGCCGTTTTCGCGGTAGAGTTTCTGCGTCTCCTCGGCGATCTTCTGCTGGTCGCCCGCGTACTTCTCGCGGATCTCCTGCATCCGTGGCTGCATCTCCTGCATTTTGCGCATGGAGCGCATCTGGTTGACCATCGGCTTCAGCAGCAGCAGGCGCACCGTGCAGGTGAGCAGGACGATGGCCAGGATCCAGGAGATGCCCGAATCCTTGGAGATGACAAAGCCGAGAACCTCGTGCCAGAACCTCAGCACCCAGGAAATCGGCGAATAAATGAAATTCAGCACGTTTCGGTGTTACTCCTCACTCATTTCAATGCTGCCCGGCACCGGGTCGTAGCCGCCGGGGTGCCAGGGCCCGCATTTACACAGCCTGGCCGCGGCCATTGCGCCGCCGCGCACCGCCCCGTGGCGTGACACGGCTTCGAGCGCATATGCACTGCATACTGGCATAAAACGGCACGTCCCGCCCATCTTAAGGGGTGAGATGTACTTTTGGTAACCGCGAATCAGCCCCACCAGCAGTTTCGCCACAGGCCCCCTCGCGGCGGGGATTTCGCCGCCGGCGAAGTTGAAGTAGGCCATTATCGTTTCTTTTGCGCTTTGTCCAGCGCTTTTTCAAGATCGCGCGCGAGCTCGTCGCTAGTTGCGGCGGCGGCGGGCGGCAGGGCGCGGATCACAACATCGCAGGAGCGCCCAAGCTTTTCGACGAGCTCCCGTTGCAGCACCACATTCCGCAACTTCCGCGACACGGCGTGGCGCGTCACGGCGTTGCCCACCTGCTTGGACACCACCAGGCCGAAGCGTGGCCCTCCCTGGATGACTACGTCGCCGCGCTGGTGCATATGCACCATTAACGTGCGAGACCCCGCGCGCACACCCTTCCTCATCGCAGTTTTGAAGTCTGCGGAGGAAGAAAGTTTGTGCGGGCGGGGTAACACGCGCGGGTTAAAACTATGCCGTCAGCTTTGCGCGGCCCTTCTTGCGGCGCGCGGAAACGATGGCGCGGCCGGCGCGGGTCTGCATGCGGGCACGGAAGCCGTGCTTGCGTGCGCGGCGAC
It includes:
- the rsmG gene encoding 16S rRNA (guanine(527)-N(7))-methyltransferase RsmG; this translates as MSDTSPAAAAQVFGERLGLAEAYHRSLATTAAERGFIGPKELDRLWERHILNCAVIAEAFEPGRKVADIGSGAGLPGIPLAIARPDLSITLIEPLLKRSTYLKEVVSELGLDNVTVVRGRAEEQAKAEFDAVTSRAVAPLGKLAGWSIPLLQGGGYMIAMKGESVAEELERDEKAIAKAGGGEAEIFTVGGSVLEQPTTLIRIQRRKKGA
- the yidD gene encoding membrane protein insertion efficiency factor YidD, giving the protein MAYFNFAGGEIPAARGPVAKLLVGLIRGYQKYISPLKMGGTCRFMPVCSAYALEAVSRHGAVRGGAMAAARLCKCGPWHPGGYDPVPGSIEMSEE
- the rpmH gene encoding 50S ribosomal protein L34, yielding MSKRTFQPNNRRRARKHGFRARMQTRAGRAIVSARRKKGRAKLTA
- the yidC gene encoding membrane protein insertase YidC; translated protein: MLNFIYSPISWVLRFWHEVLGFVISKDSGISWILAIVLLTCTVRLLLLKPMVNQMRSMRKMQEMQPRMQEIREKYAGDQQKIAEETQKLYRENGTNPLSSCIVPIVQLPIFIGLLHVLRSFNRTSELGMSVEENRSTANYAFPAEDVQSFLDADFFGVPLSAYMSMPQEAYAAFSNVDLTRAQIIAVCLPLVVLCAAFTHLNARIMVKRQEARKAAGKGPKPQGEMAEMMQSQMGLMNKMMMWFFPVMILATGVIWHIGLLFYMLTNNVWTFFQSMWLNNKMDKEEAAEEARKVELKRTTAPAPGARTKDRRTKKQRKQGK
- the rnpA gene encoding ribonuclease P protein component codes for the protein MLPRPHKLSSSADFKTAMRKGVRAGSRTLMVHMHQRGDVVIQGGPRFGLVVSKQVGNAVTRHAVSRKLRNVVLQRELVEKLGRSCDVVIRALPPAAAATSDELARDLEKALDKAQKKR